A region from the Streptosporangium sp. NBC_01756 genome encodes:
- a CDS encoding zinc-ribbon domain-containing protein, giving the protein MFLLFGFRTVLHQLGVMTAVCRNCGNTAAQMLVKRTTKFTLFFIPLFPVRTRYGTQCTFCAASYEISRGEANRLTAR; this is encoded by the coding sequence ATGTTCCTTCTTTTCGGCTTCCGCACGGTCCTTCACCAGCTCGGCGTGATGACCGCCGTCTGCCGCAACTGCGGCAACACGGCGGCTCAGATGCTCGTCAAGCGGACCACCAAGTTCACGTTGTTCTTCATTCCGCTGTTTCCTGTGCGGACGAGATACGGGACGCAGTGCACCTTCTGTGCAGCGTCTTATGAGATTTCCAGGGGAGAGGCCAACCGGCTGACGGCCCGCTGA
- a CDS encoding NAD(P)H-binding protein, whose product MTSTPDHAGPDIAVTGATGRIGGRIARRLAAAGIPQLMVVPQPERAPQLPGAVAVRGRFGDPDVAEALQGVDRLFMVSASEAPDRLRQHKAFVDAAVQAEVGHLVYLSFFRAAPRRGRPRRIRPRLDVRLPLPRRAYPSTVHVTTSSGFQPMVRLPYVSWVER is encoded by the coding sequence ATGACCAGCACACCCGATCACGCCGGCCCGGATATCGCGGTCACGGGGGCGACCGGCCGCATCGGCGGCCGCATCGCCAGACGCCTGGCCGCAGCCGGAATCCCGCAACTCATGGTGGTGCCGCAGCCCGAACGGGCCCCTCAGCTACCCGGAGCCGTGGCCGTCCGCGGTCGCTTCGGCGATCCCGACGTGGCCGAAGCACTTCAGGGCGTCGATCGGCTCTTCATGGTCTCGGCCTCGGAGGCACCCGACCGGTTGCGGCAGCACAAGGCGTTCGTGGACGCCGCCGTGCAGGCGGAGGTCGGCCACCTGGTCTACCTGTCGTTCTTTCGCGCCGCCCCTCGCCGAGGTCGTCCGCGCCGGATCCGGCCGAGGTTAGATGTACGGCTGCCACTCCCCCGCCGCGCATACCCGTCGACCGTGCACGTGACGACTTCCTCGGGGTTCCAACCGATGGTTCGTTTACCGTACGTGTCGTGGGTAGAACGGTGA
- a CDS encoding MDR family MFS transporter, translating to MTRLGVFGLLTGMFLAMLDGLIVGTALPTIAGELGGLDLLPWVVTAYMLAAAATTPIWGKLGDLFGRKATFITSITFFLAGSALCGLAQDMAQLIAFRAVQGLGAGGLMVGALAIIGVLVPPRESGRLQSMIGVIMPVAYVGGPLLGGLLTDYFSWRWTFYVNLPLGALALLLIVTRIHLPPAERHRPRIDYAGAALLTIAIVALTLLAGGTSWTLGAIGLLALAAFVAVERRTAEPIIPPRLFTDRNFTLAQVLSFLVGAVMLTVTNYLPQYMQLVQGSSPAASGMLLLPLMFGMLGAQLVTGRLISANGRYRVYPILGGALMIAGALALLRLDTDTPAALASALTLLIGAGMGLVMQSTTLITMNSADPRDMGAASGTLTLLRTIGGSVGIALLGTLYATRMHTDLAAHLGPAAADRLTGGGELTPALLPSLPAQAADAVRLAVTSGLHVTLIGATVLSVIAFAVSWLIREIPLRSGPTPQTNPPVPSERNPPDEVDGRSPEVQRDPSR from the coding sequence GACCGCGTACATGCTCGCCGCCGCGGCCACCACCCCCATCTGGGGCAAGCTCGGCGACCTGTTCGGCCGCAAGGCCACCTTCATCACCTCCATCACGTTCTTCCTGGCCGGGTCCGCGCTCTGCGGCCTGGCCCAGGACATGGCTCAGCTCATCGCCTTCCGCGCCGTGCAGGGCCTCGGCGCGGGCGGGCTCATGGTCGGCGCGCTGGCCATCATCGGCGTCCTGGTCCCACCCCGCGAGAGCGGCCGGCTGCAGTCGATGATCGGCGTCATCATGCCGGTCGCCTACGTCGGCGGGCCACTGCTGGGCGGCCTGCTCACCGACTACTTCAGCTGGCGCTGGACCTTCTACGTCAATCTGCCCCTCGGCGCCCTCGCCCTGCTGCTCATCGTCACCCGCATCCACCTGCCACCCGCCGAGCGTCACCGCCCCCGCATCGACTACGCCGGAGCGGCCCTGCTGACCATCGCCATCGTGGCCCTGACCCTGCTGGCGGGTGGCACCTCATGGACCCTTGGCGCGATCGGGCTGCTCGCCCTGGCCGCCTTCGTGGCCGTGGAACGCCGCACGGCGGAGCCGATCATCCCACCCCGGCTGTTCACCGACCGCAACTTCACCCTCGCCCAGGTCCTCAGCTTCCTGGTCGGCGCGGTGATGCTCACCGTGACCAACTACCTGCCGCAGTACATGCAGCTCGTCCAAGGATCCTCCCCGGCGGCCAGCGGCATGCTGCTGCTCCCGCTGATGTTCGGCATGCTCGGCGCCCAGCTGGTCACCGGCCGCCTCATCAGCGCGAACGGCCGCTACCGGGTCTATCCCATCCTGGGCGGAGCCCTCATGATCGCGGGCGCGCTGGCCCTGCTCCGGCTCGACACCGACACGCCCGCCGCCCTCGCCTCGGCACTCACCCTCCTCATCGGAGCGGGAATGGGCCTGGTCATGCAGAGCACCACCCTGATCACCATGAACAGCGCCGATCCGCGCGACATGGGCGCCGCCAGCGGCACGCTCACCCTGCTGCGCACCATCGGCGGATCGGTGGGCATCGCCCTGCTGGGCACCCTGTACGCCACTCGCATGCACACCGACCTGGCCGCCCACCTGGGACCGGCCGCCGCCGACCGGCTGACCGGAGGAGGCGAGCTCACGCCCGCGCTCCTGCCGAGCCTGCCTGCCCAGGCGGCTGACGCCGTCCGGCTGGCCGTCACCAGCGGCCTGCACGTCACCCTCATCGGCGCCACCGTACTCTCCGTGATCGCCTTCGCCGTCTCCTGGCTCATCCGCGAGATCCCCCTCCGCAGCGGCCCCACGCCACAGACCAACCCCCCAGTGCCTTCCGAGCGCAATCCGCCCGACGAAGTGGACGGGCGCTCACCTGAAGTCCAGCGGGATCCATCGAGATGA
- a CDS encoding (R)-mandelonitrile lyase, whose translation MEILKRQPTSKAPADWFTGDVWWDVIYAGQEPSRMRANLVRFSPCARTDWHSHALGQTLHIVSGIALIQSRGSGIIEARPGDTIYTPPGEEHWHGAAPDSFMEHLALWESPGPDSGPETVWGDKVTDTEYQAPRSSHPVRGNVDGDQ comes from the coding sequence ATGGAGATCCTCAAGCGGCAGCCCACCAGTAAGGCCCCGGCCGACTGGTTCACCGGCGACGTGTGGTGGGACGTCATCTACGCCGGGCAGGAGCCGTCCCGGATGCGCGCCAACCTGGTGCGGTTCTCACCGTGCGCCCGCACCGACTGGCACTCCCACGCCCTCGGGCAGACACTGCACATCGTCTCGGGCATCGCGCTGATCCAGTCGCGCGGCAGCGGGATCATCGAGGCCCGGCCCGGGGACACGATCTACACCCCGCCCGGCGAGGAGCACTGGCACGGCGCCGCTCCCGACAGCTTCATGGAGCACCTGGCCCTGTGGGAGAGCCCAGGCCCGGACAGTGGTCCCGAGACCGTGTGGGGCGACAAGGTCACCGACACCGAATACCAGGCTCCCCGCAGCTCGCACCCGGTCAGGGGGAACGTCGATGGCGATCAGTGA